In Methanothrix sp., a genomic segment contains:
- a CDS encoding peroxiredoxin, whose protein sequence is MVEVGDEAPDFCLPMATGGDFCLKERKKGWLVLYFYPKDNTSGCTREALDFTDHLPQFQQLNAEVVGISRDSPASHEKFAAKHGLKVLLLSDPDHRVTEAYGAWALKRMYGKEGYGVIRSTLLIDPEGRIAHIWRKVKVDGHASIVKKKLEQLQGIAEG, encoded by the coding sequence ATGGTCGAGGTAGGAGATGAGGCCCCGGATTTCTGCTTGCCGATGGCAACGGGAGGGGATTTCTGCTTAAAAGAGAGGAAGAAAGGATGGCTGGTCTTGTACTTCTATCCCAAAGACAACACCAGCGGCTGCACCCGGGAGGCACTGGACTTCACCGATCACCTCCCTCAGTTTCAGCAGCTTAATGCAGAGGTTGTGGGCATCAGCCGGGACTCGCCCGCAAGCCATGAGAAGTTCGCTGCCAAGCATGGCCTGAAGGTGCTCCTCCTGAGTGATCCTGATCACAGGGTCACAGAGGCCTATGGGGCCTGGGCTCTGAAGAGGATGTATGGCAAAGAGGGATATGGCGTCATCAGATCCACCCTTCTCATCGACCCAGAGGGGAGGATAGCCCATATCTGGAGAAAAGTCAAGGTTGACGGCCATGCCAGCATAGTGAAAAAGAAGCTCGAGCAGCTCCAGGGAATAGCAGAGGGGTGA
- a CDS encoding histone deacetylase family protein → MHGIGHIERVKSSGLYDAAALAAGGAICAAELSLEGEPAFALIRPPGHHASANRAWGMCYFNNMAIAVQKIRPKAKRVLIIDIDLHFGDGTVSIFRADSNVKIVNPWSVDESFEYLRMDQSRYLAQVKEAFLGFDCDIVGVSAGFDTYLEDWGGLLKIEDYKEIGRAIREGAEEKCRGRRFALLEGGYHPDLGWCIKSFIEGFR, encoded by the coding sequence GTGCATGGGATTGGACATATCGAACGGGTGAAGAGCTCGGGGCTTTATGATGCCGCTGCCCTTGCCGCCGGAGGGGCTATATGTGCTGCTGAGCTCTCTTTAGAGGGTGAGCCTGCCTTTGCCCTTATCCGCCCGCCAGGGCATCATGCATCAGCCAACAGGGCCTGGGGAATGTGCTATTTCAATAACATGGCCATAGCAGTACAGAAGATCAGGCCCAAAGCGAAACGGGTGCTGATAATCGATATCGATCTTCACTTTGGCGATGGTACAGTGAGCATCTTCCGGGCAGATAGCAATGTGAAGATCGTCAACCCCTGGTCGGTTGACGAGAGCTTTGAGTATCTGAGGATGGATCAGAGCCGGTATCTGGCCCAGGTAAAGGAGGCCTTCCTGGGCTTCGACTGCGATATTGTGGGAGTCTCCGCCGGCTTTGACACCTATTTGGAGGACTGGGGCGGACTCTTGAAGATCGAGGACTATAAGGAGATCGGCAGGGCCATCCGGGAAGGGGCGGAGGAGAAGTGCAGGGGAAGGAGGTTCGCTCTGTTGGAGGGGGGATATCACCCGGACCTGGGATGGTGCATAAAGAGCTTCATCGAGGGCTTCAGGTGA
- a CDS encoding TrkH family potassium uptake protein — MLSVLLLLPGAVAAIYGETGGVIAFAATSSFSLATGMLLGRLSSEEDPGLKEAFALVALGWLVAAFFGALPYLLLGMNLVDGLFESMSAFTTTGSSIFTETDQLGYWTINQSLVESSLATDIQFQLVRMTADLTPFRIRAGPDDSFMGLLFWRSFAQWLGGMGIILLFVAILPRLGVAGRQLYRAEVPGPDKGSFKPRIKQTARMLWMVYILLTIVEIVLLLLAGMPLFDSLCHAFSSMATGGFSPQGLSIMAYHSWMIDAIITLFCFLAGSNFALHYRMLTSERKALISDLEFRAYALIILVATSIIILWGGLEGDIWRKIQLAGFQVVTIMTTTGFATDNFDLWAPAGKITLLLLMVIGACAGSTAGAIKVVRLVLILKSAYRELIRAIHPKAVLSVRLGEVVVKEEVLRASNIFVSTYLLIFALATLLLAIICSGDPGMDMEGILSAVATTLGNVGPGFGMVGPANSFAQIHPAGKMLLFLCMWIGRLEVVTALVLLVPEFWKK; from the coding sequence TTGTTGTCCGTCTTGCTTCTTCTTCCAGGTGCAGTGGCAGCCATCTATGGGGAGACGGGCGGGGTGATCGCCTTTGCCGCTACCTCCTCATTCAGCCTGGCTACGGGAATGCTCCTGGGAAGGCTCTCCTCTGAGGAAGATCCGGGCTTGAAAGAGGCATTCGCTCTGGTGGCATTGGGATGGTTGGTCGCCGCCTTCTTCGGCGCTCTTCCCTATCTCCTCTTGGGTATGAACCTCGTAGATGGCCTCTTCGAGTCCATGTCCGCCTTTACCACCACCGGCTCATCCATATTCACAGAGACAGATCAGCTTGGATACTGGACGATAAATCAGAGCCTGGTCGAGAGCAGCCTGGCAACGGATATTCAGTTTCAGTTGGTGAGGATGACCGCCGATCTCACCCCCTTCCGGATAAGAGCCGGCCCTGATGATTCATTCATGGGACTGCTCTTTTGGAGGTCCTTTGCCCAGTGGTTGGGAGGAATGGGGATCATACTGCTCTTCGTGGCCATACTGCCCCGCCTGGGAGTGGCGGGCCGGCAGCTTTACCGGGCGGAGGTTCCAGGTCCTGACAAGGGATCTTTTAAGCCGAGGATCAAGCAGACAGCTCGAATGCTCTGGATGGTCTATATCCTCCTGACCATAGTGGAGATAGTCCTCCTCCTTCTGGCAGGAATGCCCCTCTTCGACTCCCTCTGCCATGCCTTCTCCTCCATGGCCACGGGAGGCTTCTCCCCTCAGGGGTTGAGCATCATGGCCTACCATAGCTGGATGATAGATGCCATCATCACCCTCTTCTGTTTCCTGGCTGGATCTAACTTCGCCCTGCACTACAGGATGCTCACCTCTGAACGGAAGGCTCTGATCAGTGACCTGGAGTTTCGGGCTTATGCTCTGATCATCCTTGTGGCCACATCGATCATCATCCTCTGGGGAGGGTTGGAGGGAGACATCTGGCGGAAGATTCAGCTTGCGGGCTTCCAGGTTGTGACAATTATGACCACAACCGGTTTTGCCACAGACAATTTTGACCTATGGGCCCCTGCCGGGAAGATCACACTCCTCTTGCTGATGGTCATTGGAGCCTGTGCCGGTTCTACTGCAGGGGCGATTAAGGTTGTTCGGCTGGTATTGATATTGAAGAGTGCATACAGAGAGCTGATTCGCGCCATCCATCCCAAGGCTGTTCTGAGCGTCCGCCTGGGTGAGGTGGTGGTGAAAGAGGAGGTTTTAAGGGCGAGCAACATCTTTGTCTCCACCTACCTCCTCATCTTCGCCCTGGCAACCCTCCTCCTGGCCATCATCTGCTCTGGTGATCCGGGGATGGATATGGAGGGCATACTCTCGGCAGTAGCCACCACCCTGGGGAACGTCGGGCCGGGATTTGGAATGGTCGGGCCGGCCAACAGCTTTGCCCAGATCCATCCCGCCGGCAAGATGCTCCTCTTCTTATGCATGTGGATCGGCAGGCTGGAGGTGGTGACTGCCCTGGTCCTCCTTGTGCCTGAGTTCTGGAAGAAATGA
- the trkA gene encoding Trk system potassium transporter TrkA has protein sequence MRILITGAGEVGFLIASELHTDHDVTVIDKDPDACARLQDMDVKVLQGNAANARLLSEADVKRADIVAAVTGNDEVNVITCIIASHFGVSQTIARVSNPEYIDQPVQDRKEVGISFMICPELTMAEDMAGSLYFTSLLMNRELANGLVNLVEFKVTDEMNIQGSVENIILPNNCNLIAINRAGEIAIPKKGDEVKENDHLMLLCDHRSIPALGRMLHESKATQKAMIVGGGMVGFYLASQLERMDMDVKIIEKDADRCAEIADKLSGTMILNGDGSDLSLLKEEGAGTMDVVFAVTGLDDKNLLCSLLARQLGAKKILSRVNRNAYIRLFEMVGVDRAISPGQVTADAVLQRVIGGEEVITLSDERMELVGFIARPGSKIIGKSISKELPKGSLAGMILRDGMPIVPYDDLRVSAGDRVFVMSMPDALSKVKKLFVI, from the coding sequence ATGCGAATCCTGATCACGGGGGCTGGCGAGGTGGGCTTTCTCATAGCCAGCGAGTTGCATACCGATCATGATGTGACTGTCATAGACAAAGATCCCGATGCCTGTGCCAGGCTTCAGGACATGGATGTTAAGGTCCTGCAGGGTAATGCCGCCAATGCCCGGCTCCTCTCCGAGGCGGATGTCAAGAGGGCGGATATCGTTGCCGCTGTGACGGGAAACGATGAGGTGAATGTTATAACCTGCATCATAGCCTCTCATTTTGGGGTGAGCCAGACGATCGCCAGGGTGAGCAATCCGGAGTACATAGATCAGCCAGTCCAGGATCGAAAGGAGGTAGGCATATCTTTCATGATCTGTCCAGAGCTGACCATGGCCGAGGATATGGCAGGCTCTCTTTATTTCACCTCCTTGCTCATGAACCGGGAGCTGGCCAATGGGCTGGTCAATCTGGTGGAGTTCAAGGTGACCGATGAGATGAATATCCAAGGATCGGTGGAGAATATCATCCTTCCCAACAACTGCAACCTGATCGCCATAAACCGGGCAGGTGAGATAGCTATCCCCAAAAAGGGCGATGAAGTGAAGGAAAACGATCATCTCATGCTGCTGTGTGACCACAGATCCATCCCCGCCCTGGGAAGGATGCTGCATGAGTCCAAGGCCACCCAGAAGGCGATGATTGTGGGCGGAGGAATGGTGGGCTTTTACCTGGCCAGCCAGTTGGAGAGGATGGACATGGACGTCAAGATCATAGAGAAGGATGCCGATCGCTGCGCTGAGATTGCAGATAAGCTCTCAGGGACGATGATCCTCAATGGCGATGGCTCTGACCTCTCCCTTCTTAAAGAGGAGGGGGCGGGGACGATGGATGTTGTCTTTGCCGTAACCGGGCTTGATGATAAGAACCTGTTATGCTCCCTCTTGGCCAGACAACTGGGAGCGAAGAAGATCCTCTCCCGCGTCAACAGGAATGCCTATATCAGGCTCTTCGAGATGGTGGGGGTGGACAGGGCGATCAGCCCCGGGCAGGTGACAGCTGATGCCGTCCTCCAGAGGGTGATCGGCGGAGAGGAGGTCATCACACTGAGCGATGAGAGGATGGAGCTGGTGGGTTTCATCGCCAGGCCGGGCTCGAAGATCATCGGAAAATCGATATCCAAAGAGCTTCCCAAGGGCTCTTTGGCTGGAATGATACTGAGAGATGGCATGCCGATCGTCCCCTATGATGACCTCAGGGTGTCAGCCGGCGACCGGGTCTTTGTGATGTCTATGCCGGATGCTCTCTCCAAGGTAAAAAAACTCTTTGTGATTTAA
- the larC gene encoding nickel pincer cofactor biosynthesis protein LarC, whose amino-acid sequence MLALLFDPNAGAAGDMIMASLLDLGADEKRVRKAVESVGCSLEIAREEKGHIAATRVRVSSDRRYHSLEEAVSILQGSSLEGEALRRALAALDILAEAESRVHNIPKSRAHFHEVGALDALADIAGSCEAASSLETEVILSRPVSVGGGYVQSAHGLLPVPGPAALEILRAWDIPWMGGPVDDELLTPTGAALLAAIVDEFVPRFPLIEAERVGYGAGSRDLAVPNLLRVLRARLAPPAGRAAGDHDNPDQHKDRVVQLESNVDDITGEILGHLIEQLMQAGALDVTVSPAVMKKGRSGNIIRVITSHEDMSNLAGMIVRETGSLGVRVFPSLHRFVAEREMKAVELEIGGETYKSAVKISRMDGHLINVKAEYEDCKGIAERAGLPLRIVIRKVEELGWRAADL is encoded by the coding sequence ATGCTTGCCCTTCTCTTTGACCCCAATGCCGGCGCAGCCGGAGACATGATCATGGCCTCGCTCCTCGATCTGGGGGCAGATGAAAAGAGGGTCCGTAAGGCTGTGGAGTCGGTGGGCTGCAGCCTGGAGATCGCTCGGGAAGAGAAGGGGCACATCGCCGCCACCAGGGTGCGGGTGAGCTCCGATCGGAGGTATCACTCATTGGAGGAGGCGGTATCCATACTCCAGGGCTCAAGCCTTGAGGGCGAGGCCCTGAGGAGAGCACTTGCCGCTCTGGACATCCTGGCAGAGGCGGAGAGCCGGGTTCACAATATTCCCAAGAGCAGGGCCCATTTTCATGAGGTCGGTGCCCTGGATGCGCTCGCAGATATCGCCGGCTCCTGTGAGGCTGCCAGCAGCCTGGAGACGGAGGTGATCCTGTCCCGGCCAGTCTCCGTAGGCGGGGGATATGTCCAGTCTGCTCACGGGCTTCTTCCCGTTCCCGGGCCGGCAGCCCTGGAGATCCTGAGGGCTTGGGATATTCCCTGGATGGGGGGGCCGGTGGACGATGAGCTTCTCACCCCCACTGGGGCGGCCCTCCTGGCGGCTATTGTAGACGAGTTTGTCCCCCGCTTCCCCTTAATCGAGGCGGAGAGGGTGGGATATGGCGCGGGCAGCCGGGACCTGGCCGTTCCCAACCTGCTGAGAGTGCTCCGGGCACGGCTCGCCCCTCCTGCCGGTAGGGCTGCAGGGGATCATGATAATCCTGATCAGCATAAAGACCGGGTAGTGCAACTGGAGAGCAATGTGGATGATATCACCGGCGAGATACTGGGCCATTTGATAGAGCAGCTCATGCAGGCTGGAGCACTGGATGTCACAGTCAGCCCCGCTGTGATGAAGAAGGGGCGGAGCGGGAATATCATCCGGGTCATAACCAGCCACGAGGATATGTCAAATCTGGCCGGGATGATAGTGAGGGAGACGGGGTCACTGGGGGTCAGAGTCTTTCCCAGCCTGCACCGTTTTGTGGCGGAGAGGGAGATGAAGGCGGTGGAGCTGGAGATCGGGGGAGAGACCTATAAGTCTGCTGTTAAGATCAGCCGGATGGACGGCCACCTAATCAATGTCAAGGCAGAGTACGAGGACTGCAAGGGCATTGCAGAGAGGGCAGGCCTGCCCTTGCGCATAGTCATTAGAAAAGTGGAGGAATTGGGTTGGCGGGCAGCAGATCTCTGA
- the hemL gene encoding glutamate-1-semialdehyde 2,1-aminomutase: MRFDSSIRLFDSARRLMPGGVSSPVRAISPHPFYTARADGPYLWDCDGNRFIDYCLAYGPMILGHRHPAIRDAVADQMDRGWLYGTPSELEVNLAGRISGHYPSMERLRFVSSGTEATMAAIRVARGSSGKDMIIKIEGGFHGAHDSVLVKAGSGATTLGIPDSQGVPADAVRNTLQVPYNDPAALEEVMEQFCGQIACLIMEPVLGNIGPILPEKGYLQEVRRLTEKNDILLIFDEVITGFRLSLGGAQELFGIKPDLTTLGKIIGGGFPIGVFGGRADLMDRVAPGGAIYQAGTFNGSPASLAAGLATLDVMEKENTLHKLNRMGAEMRSALKEIVEDLGLDYSVVGIASMFKIFFGPEPHDYAQALKCDRAGYLHLFRRMLNSGVFLTPSQYETDFISAAHTQDVIETTLEAFRSCLKS, translated from the coding sequence ATGCGTTTTGACTCTTCCATCCGGCTCTTTGATAGCGCCAGAAGGCTGATGCCTGGCGGGGTCTCAAGCCCCGTGCGCGCCATATCTCCTCATCCCTTCTACACCGCCCGGGCAGACGGCCCCTATCTATGGGATTGCGACGGCAACAGGTTCATCGATTACTGCCTGGCTTACGGCCCTATGATCCTGGGCCACCGCCATCCAGCGATAAGAGACGCTGTGGCCGATCAGATGGACCGGGGATGGCTTTATGGCACCCCCAGCGAGCTGGAGGTCAACCTGGCCGGGAGGATATCCGGCCATTATCCCAGCATGGAACGGCTGCGCTTTGTGAGCAGCGGAACCGAGGCCACCATGGCTGCGATTCGCGTCGCCCGTGGCAGCAGCGGCAAAGATATGATCATCAAGATCGAGGGCGGCTTTCATGGCGCCCATGACAGCGTTCTGGTGAAGGCGGGCTCAGGGGCCACCACCCTGGGGATTCCCGATTCACAGGGTGTTCCTGCAGATGCCGTCAGGAATACTCTCCAGGTGCCCTATAACGATCCCGCTGCCCTGGAGGAGGTCATGGAGCAATTCTGCGGCCAGATCGCCTGCCTGATCATGGAGCCGGTCCTGGGGAACATCGGCCCCATCCTGCCGGAGAAGGGCTACCTGCAGGAGGTACGGCGCCTAACTGAGAAGAACGATATCCTCCTGATCTTCGATGAGGTCATCACCGGCTTCCGCCTATCCCTGGGCGGGGCACAGGAGCTCTTTGGCATCAAGCCCGATCTGACCACTCTGGGAAAGATCATCGGCGGAGGCTTCCCCATCGGGGTCTTCGGGGGGCGGGCCGATCTGATGGACCGGGTGGCTCCTGGGGGAGCGATCTATCAGGCGGGAACGTTCAATGGAAGCCCAGCTTCACTGGCGGCTGGCCTGGCGACCCTGGATGTCATGGAGAAGGAGAACACCCTCCATAAGCTCAACCGGATGGGCGCGGAGATGAGATCGGCCCTCAAAGAGATAGTAGAGGACCTCGGCCTGGACTATAGCGTGGTGGGCATAGCCTCCATGTTCAAGATATTCTTCGGCCCGGAGCCTCATGACTATGCCCAGGCCTTAAAGTGCGATCGGGCCGGCTATCTGCACCTCTTCCGCAGGATGCTCAATTCCGGTGTCTTCCTCACCCCCAGCCAGTACGAGACCGATTTTATCTCTGCAGCGCACACCCAAGATGTGATCGAGACCACCCTGGAGGCGTTTCGCTCCTGCCTGAAAAGCTGA
- the hemC gene encoding hydroxymethylbilane synthase, whose amino-acid sequence MIVGTRGSPLALRQTEIVRERLSSLGIQTELRRVKTSGDLFLDKPLHQLGGFGVFVTEIDERMLAGEIDLAVHSMKDLPSKRPEELSLSAVLKRDSPYDALLCRRDSAEGIEELDWGATVGTSSMRRAAQLLRARPDLNISSLRGNLQTRLRKLEQGEYDAIVLAEAGLERMGLNPGHVRLDGERFVPSANQGTIIVVARAGSLAEACSRPLDDAHTRTETMIERKIMEVVGGGCVVPMAAHARVEKEKARVLAEVLSRDGKRFVRLEESIPLEEDYLRLAEDIGERLMRMGGRELVDEAVRFFGNR is encoded by the coding sequence CTGATTGTGGGGACGAGGGGCAGCCCTTTAGCCCTGCGCCAGACGGAGATCGTCCGGGAGAGGCTGAGCTCTCTGGGCATCCAGACTGAGCTGCGCAGGGTGAAGACCAGCGGGGACCTCTTCCTGGACAAGCCCCTTCACCAGCTTGGTGGATTTGGGGTCTTCGTGACGGAGATCGACGAGCGCATGCTCGCAGGAGAGATCGATCTTGCTGTGCACAGCATGAAGGACCTTCCCAGCAAGAGGCCTGAGGAACTGTCCCTCTCTGCCGTCCTGAAGCGGGACTCCCCCTACGATGCCCTCCTCTGCCGGAGGGATTCAGCTGAAGGCATAGAGGAGCTTGACTGGGGAGCAACAGTGGGCACATCGAGCATGCGGCGGGCAGCTCAGCTTCTCCGCGCCCGGCCCGACCTGAATATCTCAAGCCTGCGGGGTAATCTGCAGACCCGGCTGAGAAAGCTGGAACAGGGAGAGTATGATGCCATCGTCCTGGCCGAGGCAGGCCTTGAGCGCATGGGCCTGAACCCTGGGCATGTGAGGCTGGACGGGGAGAGGTTCGTTCCCTCTGCCAACCAGGGGACGATAATTGTGGTTGCCAGGGCCGGGTCCCTGGCTGAGGCCTGCTCTCGACCCCTCGATGATGCTCATACCAGAACTGAGACCATGATCGAGCGCAAGATCATGGAGGTGGTGGGCGGAGGCTGTGTGGTCCCCATGGCAGCCCATGCGCGAGTGGAGAAGGAAAAGGCCAGGGTGCTGGCGGAGGTCTTATCCCGGGACGGCAAGCGGTTCGTCCGCCTGGAGGAGAGCATCCCTCTTGAGGAGGATTATCTGAGACTGGCAGAGGATATAGGAGAGCGGCTGATGAGGATGGGAGGAAGAGAGCTGGTGGATGAGGCGGTGAGGTTTTTTGGCAATAGGTAG
- the cobA gene encoding uroporphyrinogen-III C-methyltransferase: MAIGRVCLVGAGPGDPELLTVKGRERLMEADVILFDRLLDGRMLEGLNAELIDVGKNAGRHKLRQEEINQLLVEKAEEGKIVVRLKGGDPYLFGRGGEEAVACRERGIPFEVVPGVTSAIAAPGLAGIPVTHRRVASALTIVTGHEEPGKESPLDWNAIARLEGTLVVLMGVSRLDENTDKLIQAGKPPQTPAAIVERGGWPDQRLVSGTLKDIAERAKREKVQSPAILVVGDVVRLAEALAPEKIAILRPAGQQEESVALAERYGFIPLSAPAIALKRRPLPADLLERIDAAECVAFTSANGVYIALEDKAISKALAAKRIVAIGPRTKKALEEHDIESETPESYSSEGLERMLKGRHKSILFLRSAQGSKYLSRGLREAGIVVDDIPLYEVVDSSDPRLDRLIEEAEKVDIFAFTSSSTARNLLSRAREMGREEKLRDALAKSTVTAIGKPTAEELFRLGVAVDIIPERFTFEAMLEALARRKRASGIDPGVTKDKME, from the coding sequence TTGGCAATAGGTAGAGTTTGTCTGGTGGGAGCTGGCCCCGGAGATCCGGAGCTGCTGACTGTCAAGGGAAGAGAGAGGCTCATGGAGGCAGATGTAATCCTCTTCGACCGGCTGCTCGACGGCAGGATGCTGGAGGGGTTGAATGCAGAGCTGATCGACGTGGGCAAGAATGCGGGCAGGCACAAACTCAGGCAGGAGGAGATAAACCAGCTCCTGGTAGAGAAGGCAGAAGAGGGAAAGATAGTGGTTCGGCTGAAGGGCGGGGATCCCTATCTCTTCGGCCGGGGAGGGGAGGAGGCAGTCGCCTGCCGGGAACGGGGAATACCGTTTGAGGTTGTCCCAGGAGTCACCTCGGCCATCGCCGCTCCCGGTCTGGCGGGGATTCCAGTAACCCACAGAAGGGTGGCCTCGGCCTTGACCATAGTCACCGGCCATGAGGAGCCGGGAAAGGAATCGCCACTGGATTGGAATGCCATTGCCCGGCTTGAGGGAACTTTAGTGGTGCTGATGGGAGTATCCCGGCTGGATGAGAACACAGACAAGCTCATTCAGGCGGGAAAGCCTCCCCAGACACCAGCAGCCATAGTGGAGAGGGGTGGCTGGCCGGATCAGAGGCTTGTATCCGGGACCTTGAAAGATATTGCCGAGAGGGCAAAGAGAGAGAAGGTGCAGTCCCCAGCCATTCTGGTGGTGGGGGATGTAGTCCGTCTGGCAGAGGCGCTTGCTCCGGAGAAGATCGCCATCCTCAGGCCGGCTGGCCAGCAGGAGGAGTCGGTGGCTTTGGCGGAGCGCTATGGATTTATTCCCCTATCCGCTCCGGCCATCGCTCTGAAGAGAAGGCCTCTGCCAGCTGATCTGCTGGAGAGGATCGATGCTGCAGAGTGCGTGGCCTTCACCAGCGCCAACGGGGTATACATCGCCCTTGAGGATAAGGCCATATCCAAGGCCTTGGCAGCAAAGAGGATCGTGGCCATCGGCCCCCGGACAAAGAAGGCCCTGGAGGAGCATGACATCGAGTCGGAGACGCCGGAGAGCTACAGCTCAGAGGGTCTGGAGAGGATGCTCAAGGGCAGGCACAAGAGCATCCTCTTCCTGCGCAGTGCCCAGGGGAGCAAGTATCTCTCGCGCGGCCTGAGGGAGGCGGGAATTGTGGTGGACGATATTCCCCTTTATGAGGTGGTGGACTCCTCCGACCCCCGCTTAGACCGGCTGATAGAAGAGGCGGAAAAGGTGGATATCTTCGCCTTCACCAGCTCTTCCACTGCCCGAAACCTCCTTTCAAGGGCCAGGGAGATGGGGCGGGAGGAGAAGTTGCGAGATGCTCTGGCCAAGTCCACAGTGACCGCCATTGGCAAGCCCACTGCCGAGGAGCTATTCCGCCTGGGGGTGGCAGTGGATATAATCCCGGAGAGGTTCACCTTTGAGGCGATGCTCGAGGCTCTGGCCAGGAGGAAGAGGGCCTCTGGCATTGATCCAGGGGTGACGAAGGATAAAATGGAGTGA
- a CDS encoding radical SAM/SPASM domain-containing protein — protein sequence MIIFSKALADQATVWEALRRSESCQGQDIPADLLRFSAQTKPVVMWNLTRRCNLACSHCYMDAIPREDDELSLEEGVRLTDELARMKIPILILTGGEPLMSRNFFPLAFHAREVGLRTVVSTNGTLITPEVAMLLAEAEIRYVGVSLDSALPAKHDEFRGVSGAYERALQGLRNAKDAGLRTGLRVTLTRDNWQDIPALINLALEEGIPRFCLYHLVPTGRGAGISDKDVSQEQRRSVIRLLAEAAVELRDKNIEILTTDSPMDGAYLLEILKGDPRRDYVRRLLTNAGGCSAGIKVANISYKGDVHPCHFMPQVVVGNVRERPFQDIWIDHPAPELLALRAVKSNLKGECGECNYRDLCGGCRQKAYYYNGDLLGEDPTCIVENRRG from the coding sequence ATGATCATATTTTCCAAAGCCCTGGCCGACCAGGCCACTGTATGGGAGGCCCTGCGGAGATCTGAGTCCTGTCAGGGTCAGGACATCCCCGCGGATCTTCTCCGCTTCTCCGCCCAGACAAAGCCGGTGGTGATGTGGAATCTGACCAGGCGCTGCAACCTTGCCTGCAGCCATTGCTATATGGATGCCATCCCCCGAGAGGACGATGAGCTGAGCCTTGAGGAGGGGGTGCGCCTGACAGACGAGCTGGCGCGAATGAAGATACCGATTCTTATTCTCACCGGCGGCGAGCCTCTCATGAGCCGCAACTTCTTCCCCCTGGCCTTCCATGCCCGGGAGGTGGGATTGAGGACGGTGGTATCGACCAATGGCACCCTGATCACCCCAGAGGTGGCAATGCTATTGGCTGAGGCTGAGATTCGATATGTAGGGGTCAGCCTGGACTCTGCCCTGCCCGCAAAGCATGACGAGTTCCGGGGGGTTTCAGGAGCCTATGAACGCGCCCTCCAGGGGCTGAGGAACGCCAAGGATGCGGGGTTGAGAACCGGCCTGAGGGTTACTCTGACCCGGGACAACTGGCAGGACATCCCAGCCCTCATCAACCTGGCCCTGGAGGAAGGCATCCCTCGCTTCTGCCTCTATCATCTGGTTCCCACTGGTCGAGGGGCAGGGATATCGGATAAGGATGTAAGCCAGGAGCAGCGCCGCAGCGTCATCCGCCTGCTGGCCGAGGCGGCAGTGGAGCTTAGGGATAAAAATATCGAGATCCTCACCACCGACTCCCCCATGGACGGGGCATATCTGCTTGAGATCTTGAAGGGGGATCCGAGAAGGGATTATGTGCGCAGGCTCCTGACCAATGCTGGGGGCTGCTCTGCCGGGATCAAGGTGGCCAACATCAGCTATAAGGGTGATGTTCACCCCTGCCACTTCATGCCCCAGGTGGTGGTGGGCAACGTCCGGGAGAGGCCCTTCCAGGACATCTGGATCGACCATCCCGCCCCAGAGCTTTTGGCACTGCGGGCAGTTAAATCAAATCTCAAAGGGGAATGCGGCGAGTGCAACTATCGCGATCTGTGTGGAGGATGCCGCCAGAAGGCCTACTATTATAACGGCGACCTCCTGGGAGAGGATCCCACCTGCATCGTAGAGAACAGGAGAGGCTGA